AGTAGAAATTCAtaatatctttattattttttatcaacaaACATGATCATTAACattgatttataaaagaaaaaatgcacctaaaattgaaattgggTTAAActagattttttttctaaaattttctaataataatttaataatataaatataataataaaaataatagtaataatttcctaaaataattaataatactgATAGTAGCAGTAGTAACGGTACtggtaataatattttcagaaaaaagaaaaaagaaaaacagtattagtaataataaacCCTCGATATCTCCTACCAAATAGACCGTTTAAATCATAAAActcccctctctctctctctctcacaccGACGCTGTGTCCGATTACGACAGTAGGTAAATTTTGAAAACGACGATGGCGTCGTCGTCTAGCAGCGGCTTAACGTTCAAGCTACATCCTTTAGTCATAGTCAACATATCAGATCACTACACGCGTGTCAAATCTCAGATGAACCCTCCCGTTACCACCACCACCAACGGAGGCAGCGATGGCGGAGGAGAAAATACTGTCTCATTGGCGCCACCGAGAGTGTACGGATGCGTAATAGGAGTACAAAGAGGACGCACCGTTGAGATTTTTAACAGTTTTGAACTTCTTTATGATCCTATTACTCATTCTCTTGATCGTGCTTTTCTTGAGAAGAAGCAAGAGCTTTGTAATTTCTCTTTactgttattaatttgtaaaagaaaaaaagaaaaagagtttttgctttttggattttttagGGTTAATTAATGTGAAAGTGAAGTTCTTAGGGTTTAATTATTGTGATAGGGTTTGTGTTTTGCAGATAAGAAGGTCTTTCctcacttttatatattgGGTTGGTATTCAACGGGCAGTGACGCTGAGGAATCTGATATGCATATCCATAAAGCtgtatgttttttattttattttttaaactctatatagtgagttttagttatttatattaataattattactagTTTTCTGAAGGTCTCTTATTGGAAATGGAATAACTAAATTGCCTGGTGCTACTTATGGATCTACAATTGCATTGAACTTTTATGTCTCCGTATTTTTATGCCAGCCTATAGACTTGACATAGAGAAGAAATAGTCTAAATCTTGTTTTCATGAACAGTTTTGTTGTCCTTCTCCCTTTCATTGGAATTATTAGCAGTTTTTGTTAGGATTGAAACATGTCTATTTTTGTATGCAATTGATATTATGCTACATTAAGCTTACAACATTGCTTCCTCGTGCATTTTTGTCTTTCTCTATCCCTAGAGAAAAACTTGTGATGTTTAATAGGTTCTATGATGTTTTCAAATTGAGGACTATTAGCATTTTTTGACGTTGTATATTTCTGATAGGAGAGAGTTGAACACCATCTGATACTACATGGGTTTGCACGAAGAgcgaaaaagaaaattagagcTGGATGTAGAGAAGAAATAGACTAAATCTTAGTTTGCATGAAGGAAGGTGATAATGTTATAGATTGAGAAAAGCATCAGGACACCCCTAGGTTGATTTAAAcccttaaaaaatattcttctGAATGTTTGAACCATCTGCATAGGCATTGTATTGAAAATACTTGTCATTCCGTTGGGTTTAGCTCAAAGTATCTTATGTGAGCACGAGTCTCATGacaatatttgataaatatatgttttgcATTAAGAACTCCATAACTTATTGTAGGGTGTGTATTGGTCTTTGACTTCTGACTGCTTTTCCACTAGCATGAATGTGATGACAACTTATTTTGTATCAAAAGCTTGATAACTGTTGCCATGATAATTGCAAGTGGGTCTTTGACTTCTGAATGCATCTTgctgaaatttaaaatctctCAACGCTGATGGATGGTGCAAAATGAGTTAACTTAGCTTCACTAACTTCTATCTTATTATAagcatttatttttctacttgGGGGATAAATTCGTCCACCTGTGCGATTGTTTTCTGCTCTTTTATGTTCTTCCTGCTGGCTGTTCTGGCATGTTATTGTTGCATTTTTCTGCTTTTGTCAATAAACTGTAAGTTTTCTTTTGGTAACAGTTGATGGATATTAATGAAAGTCCTGTTTATGTTCTACTCAATCCTTCAATCAATCCTGCTCAGAAGGATCTGCCTGTGATTATCTATGAAAGTGGTATGTGATCTTTGCTCCTGTCTCTTCTTTTCTATAAAGTTCTTGTCAGCAATGCTGATTGTATGAATTTGCTAGTTAGGGGGACAGAAGTTTAACTCAGAATCAGTCTTTCACCATTCATTTAGTCGTAGCACAAATCATGTTCTGCCGCTGCCATTGCCATTGCCATTGCCATTGCCATTGCCATAGAGACTCCTATTAAGCTAAATTATGAGATCTTATTGAAACTATCCATGTCATTCCACTTTTGCTCTTGCACTGCCTCCATGGGATTTTGTTTCAGCTCTTCTAGGACCAtctgctttttatttttactaaaggACTGCTCATTTCTAAATACATTTTTGGTGGGGATACAAGAATAGGTTATGACATTATCATTCTATTGCTCACATGGAAGTTCATTGGGTTTTAGAGCCGCCCGAATGAAAGACAAAATCGCCACTTGTGCTAGAATAgaattacaataatataattacttatGTTTTGTATATGGAGCATTAGGTCAAAGTGCCAGGTTAAGAAACCATTCAATCTGAAACGTCTAAACAATAAATAGTTAGGCAAGGGCCTAATTTTTAACCTATACCAACGTCTTTGGAAGATAACATCATAACCATTTTTAAGTTAGCTGGTCTTAGATAGGCAGTATGGTTTATGCTTCATTATGCGCAAAACTAGGCTGTTTTTAAAGCTATAAGCTGgaaaataacattttgtaGGCATTGCATGTACATAGTagagttttattatattataatttgtatAATACAGTATATAATTTTGTAACTATAAAATGGTGTTAAATTTAGTCCTGTTTCAGTTGGGTTAGATCTGTCATTCATAATGTTTTATGGGAAGCATTACTATGTCTTCAGTAGTTTTTATGCATTTGATTGTCTAAT
The Ricinus communis isolate WT05 ecotype wild-type chromosome 1, ASM1957865v1, whole genome shotgun sequence DNA segment above includes these coding regions:
- the LOC8260460 gene encoding COP9 signalosome complex subunit 6a, yielding MASSSSSGLTFKLHPLVIVNISDHYTRVKSQMNPPVTTTTNGGSDGGGENTVSLAPPRVYGCVIGVQRGRTVEIFNSFELLYDPITHSLDRAFLEKKQELYKKVFPHFYILGWYSTGSDAEESDMHIHKALMDINESPVYVLLNPSINPAQKDLPVIIYESELHVIDGIPQLIFVRSSYTIETVEAERISVDHVAHLKPSDGGSAATQLAAHLTGIHSAIKMLNSRIRVLHHYLAAMQKGEIPCENSLLRQVSSLLRRLPAIESEKFQDDFLMEYNDTLLITYLAMFTNCSSTMNELVDKFNTAYDRHSRRGGRTAFI